The Candidatus Aegiribacteria sp. genome has a segment encoding these proteins:
- a CDS encoding 8-amino-7-oxononanoate synthase, whose translation MRKYGNDLEKIEKDGLTRVLPVRRLEMLEFSSNDYLGLADHPLLKEASIRAIELYGSSVAASRLMSGNIALHEELEIRLARQTGMEAALLFGSGFLANTGLLSSIASRNDIVFSDKLNHASLVDGALLSRAGVFRYRHGDMDHLEYFLANRNCGGNRFIVTDSLFSMDGDIAPLRKLEQLSKRYNCSLIVDEAHAIGIFGNGGGVCREYDVRPHAIIGTLSKAMGSYGGFVAGNADMKRFLINRARTFMYSTGLPPAAPAAALKAIDIIESEPDLGRKLLEKASNFRGMIESSGFSTAPSESQIVPVQMGENHRAVALSDYLKTENISAVAIRPPTVPEGTARVRLSVTLRHSPEDLYHTAEVLNFINGAIH comes from the coding sequence ATGAGAAAGTACGGCAATGATCTGGAAAAGATAGAAAAGGATGGTCTTACCAGGGTACTTCCAGTCAGAAGACTGGAAATGCTGGAGTTCTCATCCAATGACTATCTGGGGCTGGCGGACCATCCCCTGCTGAAGGAAGCATCCATAAGGGCGATTGAATTGTACGGTTCCAGCGTGGCTGCATCCAGGCTGATGTCAGGTAATATCGCACTTCACGAGGAACTGGAAATCCGTCTTGCCCGGCAAACAGGTATGGAAGCAGCTTTGCTTTTTGGGAGCGGCTTCCTGGCGAATACAGGGCTTCTCAGCTCGATTGCGTCCAGGAATGATATTGTGTTCTCGGACAAACTGAATCACGCCAGCCTTGTAGACGGTGCGCTGCTGAGCAGGGCCGGTGTCTTCAGGTACAGACACGGCGACATGGACCACCTGGAGTATTTCCTGGCAAACAGAAACTGCGGGGGGAATCGTTTTATTGTAACCGATTCCCTTTTCAGCATGGACGGTGATATTGCCCCGCTTCGAAAACTGGAGCAATTGTCCAAGCGTTACAATTGCAGTCTCATAGTTGATGAAGCCCATGCAATAGGGATTTTCGGAAACGGTGGCGGCGTATGCAGGGAGTATGATGTCAGACCACATGCAATAATCGGTACTCTGAGCAAAGCCATGGGAAGCTACGGCGGCTTCGTTGCTGGTAATGCGGATATGAAAAGGTTTTTGATCAACAGGGCACGGACTTTCATGTATTCCACAGGTTTGCCACCGGCAGCCCCCGCCGCGGCCCTCAAGGCTATTGATATTATTGAATCTGAGCCGGATCTGGGAAGAAAACTTCTCGAGAAAGCTTCGAATTTCAGAGGTATGATAGAATCCTCAGGTTTTTCAACAGCGCCTTCGGAATCTCAGATTGTTCCCGTTCAGATGGGAGAAAACCACAGAGCTGTCGCGCTTTCTGATTACTTAAAGACGGAAAATATTTCGGCTGTTGCCATCAGGCCACCCACCGTACCCGAAGGAACAGCGCGGGTAAGGCTTTCAGTTACACTGAGGCATTCCCCGGAGGATCTCTACCATACCGCTGAGGTATTGAACTTCATCAATGGTGCCATACATTGA
- a CDS encoding alpha/beta fold hydrolase, with protein MKLYLLSGWATKSTVWDPVIKIIKDELDVECVDWWSAIDGELSRRITGSSERSIIAGWSMGGQISLIEAARHPDNVAGLFLISSMACLVEKGERPGVARETPSQIRLMLERNREAYLRSFFTRCLSPFQNSQLVDNLLDESDSITMESLLSGLEFMADTEATFIAEVPIMTVHGREDGIIPWECSEYICSNTSGHSRVRYLKNSGHLLPLTEPEAIGNLLNEFCDYCIS; from the coding sequence TTGAAACTCTACCTGCTATCCGGCTGGGCGACGAAAAGCACTGTCTGGGATCCGGTTATTAAGATTATCAAAGATGAATTGGATGTTGAATGCGTTGACTGGTGGAGCGCAATTGATGGCGAACTCAGCAGGAGGATTACGGGAAGCTCTGAGCGGTCCATTATAGCGGGGTGGTCGATGGGAGGGCAGATATCGCTCATAGAGGCAGCCCGTCATCCCGACAATGTTGCCGGACTGTTTCTGATTTCATCAATGGCCTGTCTCGTTGAAAAAGGAGAAAGACCCGGGGTTGCAAGAGAAACTCCATCTCAGATAAGGCTTATGCTTGAGAGGAACAGAGAAGCTTATCTGAGAAGTTTTTTTACCAGGTGTCTCAGTCCCTTTCAGAATTCTCAGTTGGTCGATAACCTGCTGGATGAATCCGATTCGATAACGATGGAATCTCTTTTATCGGGATTGGAATTCATGGCTGATACAGAGGCTACATTTATCGCAGAGGTTCCGATAATGACGGTTCATGGAAGAGAAGACGGTATTATTCCCTGGGAATGCAGCGAATACATCTGTTCGAACACATCCGGTCATTCGCGGGTGAGGTACTTGAAGAATTCGGGGCATCTGCTGCCTCTTACCGAACCTGAAGCAATTGGAAATCTGCTCAATGAATTCTGTGATTACTGTATCTCCTGA